Genomic segment of Iocasia fonsfrigidae:
GACTGGATAACCTGCAAAACCAATCTTAAGTCCTGGGTCAATTTCCTTAATACTATCTTCGACCCAAGGACCCTGACCTATGATCATTGCTGCCCTACCAGTTGCAAATGAAGAAATTTCAGTATTCAGGGATGATTCTAGTGGTTTAGCATCACCATGCTCTTTAACTAGGTCAACAAAGCGGAAGAAATTATCGTAGAGTTCTGGATAATCCTTTATTTTAGCTTCTCCTTTTTCAAACTTCTGAATCAAGGCAGGGACATCATCAGTTGCTGCAGCCATAAAATGTTGAAAAACATGTTTAAATACCCACCACTCTCCAAATCCACTTGAGAATGGTGTGATACCCTCTGCTTCCAGTTTTTCAATAGCAATTTCTAATTCTGAAATTGTTTCAGGGAACTTAGTAATATCTGCCTGCTCAAATAAATCTTTATTATAGATTAGTCCAAAATAATTCCCTTTAATAGCAATACCATACATACCATCACCATTGGCATCAGTCATAGCTTCTTTTATAGCAGGAAGCATTGTCTCCATTAAGGGTTGATCAGATAAATCCCTGGAATATTCTTTATATAATTCTATTTCCTTGCCTGATGTCGAGGCAAAGATATCAGGAAGATCACCAGAGTTTAATTTTACCTTTAACAATGTAGGATAATCATTCTGTGTTGTTTCATAATTAATTGTCACATCTGGTTTAACTTCTTGATAAGCATCAATTAATTCATGAATAGCATCTGAATATTCAGGCATTGAAATAAACATATTAATTGTTGCCTTCTCAGCCAGTACACTTGAACCCAACCCAATTAATAGAACCAGCACTACAAAAATACTTAAATACCTTTTCATAATTATTTACACTCCTTTTTTTATTTTCTCTAACCCTTTATCGAACCAGCTACAACACCTTTTACAATATACTTTTGTAAAAGAATAAAAAACACAATTGAAGGTAGA
This window contains:
- a CDS encoding ABC transporter substrate-binding protein, whose product is MKRYLSIFVVLVLLIGLGSSVLAEKATINMFISMPEYSDAIHELIDAYQEVKPDVTINYETTQNDYPTLLKVKLNSGDLPDIFASTSGKEIELYKEYSRDLSDQPLMETMLPAIKEAMTDANGDGMYGIAIKGNYFGLIYNKDLFEQADITKFPETISELEIAIEKLEAEGITPFSSGFGEWWVFKHVFQHFMAAATDDVPALIQKFEKGEAKIKDYPELYDNFFRFVDLVKEHGDAKPLESSLNTEISSFATGRAAMIIGQGPWVEDSIKEIDPGLKIGFAGYPVSEDPSQSQVITGADQAVRISKESDVLPEVLDFVNWWYTSDYGKAWFADVAGVVPPIAVDVESDYAIINQGSAAVEKKGSAPLGIIYSTDAFHSAFGETMQAYVGGAADKEATCTIIEKLWMEIDGEK